The following are encoded in a window of Nocardioides houyundeii genomic DNA:
- a CDS encoding CoA transferase, producing MSTTPLAHLKVVECATFIAGPSCGMALAQMGAEVTRIDLPGGGSDHLRWPLAETGASLYWASLNKGKRSVVLDYRTPEGRELVLALSTRPGPGAGILVDNLVGRHRITHDDLTSRRPDAISVHVLGFPDGRPAVDYTVNAAVGVPSMTGPVSSPEPVNHVLPAWDLLTGSNAALGLLAAVSRRETTGEGSQIDIALADVALSAVGAVGWLAEAEQNGSRQPHGNHVFGSFGTDFATADGQRVMIVALTEGHWRALCEVTSTAPVFTALETALDTDLRLESRRYELRETIASILRPWFAARTLDELTPLLDRARVLWGPYRSMGEAASAARADQDSVARVVDQPGIGQMLATSNPLRWDTQLVDPVPAPRLGADTEDVLSAELGLSSAEIGRLHDHRVVACDPAA from the coding sequence ATGAGCACCACCCCCCTGGCCCACCTCAAGGTGGTCGAGTGCGCGACCTTCATCGCCGGCCCCTCCTGCGGGATGGCCCTGGCCCAGATGGGAGCCGAGGTGACCCGCATCGACCTCCCGGGCGGCGGCAGCGACCACCTGCGCTGGCCGCTGGCCGAGACCGGGGCGAGCCTCTACTGGGCCAGCCTGAACAAGGGCAAGCGCTCGGTCGTGCTCGACTACCGCACCCCCGAGGGCCGCGAGCTGGTGCTCGCCCTGAGCACCCGCCCCGGACCGGGCGCCGGCATCCTGGTGGACAACCTCGTCGGTCGTCACCGGATCACCCACGACGACCTCACCTCGCGGCGCCCCGACGCCATCTCCGTGCACGTGCTGGGCTTCCCCGACGGCCGCCCCGCGGTCGACTACACCGTCAACGCCGCGGTCGGGGTGCCCAGCATGACCGGGCCGGTCAGCTCCCCCGAGCCCGTCAACCACGTGCTGCCCGCCTGGGACCTGCTCACCGGGTCCAACGCCGCCTTGGGTCTGCTGGCCGCGGTCAGCCGGCGCGAGACGACCGGCGAGGGATCGCAGATCGACATCGCCCTGGCCGACGTCGCCCTCTCCGCCGTCGGCGCGGTGGGCTGGCTGGCCGAGGCCGAGCAGAACGGCAGCAGGCAGCCGCACGGCAACCACGTCTTCGGCAGCTTCGGCACCGACTTCGCCACCGCCGACGGCCAGCGCGTGATGATCGTGGCCCTCACCGAGGGACACTGGCGGGCACTGTGCGAGGTCACCTCGACCGCCCCCGTCTTCACCGCCCTGGAGACCGCGCTGGACACCGACCTGCGCCTGGAGTCCAGGCGGTACGAGCTGCGCGAGACCATCGCCTCGATCCTGCGCCCGTGGTTCGCAGCACGCACCCTGGACGAGCTCACGCCCCTGCTGGACCGGGCCCGCGTGCTGTGGGGCCCGTACCGGTCCATGGGCGAGGCGGCCAGCGCCGCGCGCGCCGACCAGGACTCCGTGGCCCGGGTCGTGGACCAGCCGGGCATCGGGCAGATGCTGGCCACCAGCAACCCGCTGCGCTGGGACACCCAGCTCGTCGACCCGGTGCCGGCACCCCGCCTGGGCGCCGACACCGAGGACGTGCTGAGCGCCGAGCTCGGACTCTCCAGCGCGGAGATCGGCCGCCTCCACGACCACCGGGTGGTCGCCTGCGACCCCGCCGCCTGA
- the fabG gene encoding 3-oxoacyl-ACP reductase FabG, whose translation MTSLLNGKTAIVTGGAQGIGLAIARLYLAHGANVVIGDLDEAAAAAAATELGADRVRGVRCDVVDAEQVQSLVDTAVADFGSLDVFVNNAGITRDATMRTMTEEDFDLVISVHLKGTWNGTRLAAARMREQKSGAIVNISSLSGKVGMVGQTNYSAAKAGIVGMTKAAAKEMAHHGVRVNAIQPGLVRSAMTEAMPQKAWDQKMSEIPMQRPGEPDEVAGVALFYASHLSSYMTGTVAEVTGGRFM comes from the coding sequence ATGACCTCGCTCCTCAACGGCAAGACCGCCATCGTCACCGGAGGCGCCCAGGGCATCGGCCTGGCCATCGCCCGGCTCTACCTCGCACACGGCGCCAACGTGGTGATCGGCGACCTCGACGAGGCTGCAGCCGCAGCAGCGGCCACCGAGCTCGGCGCGGACCGGGTCCGCGGCGTGCGCTGCGACGTGGTCGACGCCGAGCAGGTGCAGAGCCTGGTGGACACCGCTGTCGCCGACTTCGGCTCGCTCGACGTGTTCGTCAACAACGCCGGGATCACCCGGGACGCCACCATGCGCACCATGACCGAGGAGGACTTCGACCTCGTCATCTCGGTCCACCTCAAGGGCACCTGGAACGGCACCCGGCTCGCCGCGGCGCGGATGCGCGAGCAGAAGTCCGGCGCGATCGTGAACATCTCCTCGCTCTCCGGCAAGGTCGGCATGGTCGGCCAGACCAACTACTCCGCCGCCAAGGCGGGCATCGTCGGCATGACCAAGGCAGCTGCCAAGGAGATGGCCCACCACGGCGTCCGGGTCAACGCGATCCAGCCCGGCCTGGTCCGCTCGGCGATGACCGAGGCGATGCCGCAGAAGGCCTGGGACCAGAAGATGTCCGAGATCCCGATGCAGCGCCCGGGCGAGCCCGACGAGGTCGCCGGCGTGGCGCTCTTCTACGCCTCGCACCTGTCCTCCTACATGACCGGCACGGTGGCAGAGGTCACCGGCGGGCGGTTCATGTGA
- a CDS encoding YgfZ/GcvT domain-containing protein, whose protein sequence is MTSPCLSLPGAVSGDGVDAPVAAHYGSFNLEQRTLESGDGFVDLSHRDVVRISGPDRLTWLHSLTTQFLEGIAPRVWTQALVLSPQGHVEHHFHGIDDGESFTAHTEPGAGAALAQWLDRMRFMMRVEVSLVDDLAVMWRPTDGGTFDLVPRDRVTAYAEAAGPACGLWAYEALRIARGEPRMGVDTDHRTIPNEVGWIPSAVHLDKGCYRGQETVARVHTLGRPPRRLTMLHLDGTENRLPAVGSEVLHGDRVVGFVGSSARHHELGPVALALVKRNVPVDAPLMLEGMPAGQEVVVDPEVGMHVRPKLR, encoded by the coding sequence ATGACCAGCCCATGCCTCAGCCTTCCCGGGGCGGTGAGCGGCGACGGCGTCGACGCTCCCGTGGCCGCGCACTACGGCTCCTTCAACCTCGAGCAGCGCACCCTGGAGTCGGGCGACGGCTTCGTCGACCTCTCGCACCGTGACGTGGTCCGGATCAGCGGGCCGGACCGGCTGACCTGGCTGCACTCCCTGACCACCCAGTTCCTGGAGGGGATCGCGCCCAGGGTGTGGACCCAGGCGCTGGTGCTCAGTCCGCAGGGGCACGTGGAGCACCACTTCCACGGCATCGACGACGGCGAGTCGTTCACCGCCCACACCGAGCCCGGCGCGGGCGCCGCGCTGGCCCAGTGGCTGGACCGGATGCGGTTCATGATGCGCGTCGAGGTCTCCCTGGTCGACGACCTGGCCGTGATGTGGCGACCCACCGACGGCGGCACCTTCGACCTGGTGCCCCGCGACCGGGTCACCGCCTACGCCGAGGCGGCCGGCCCGGCCTGCGGGCTGTGGGCCTACGAGGCGCTGCGGATCGCTCGCGGGGAGCCGCGGATGGGCGTGGACACCGACCACCGGACCATCCCCAACGAGGTGGGCTGGATCCCCTCGGCGGTGCACCTGGACAAGGGCTGCTACCGCGGCCAGGAGACGGTCGCCCGGGTGCACACCCTGGGCCGCCCGCCGCGGCGCCTGACCATGCTGCACCTCGACGGCACCGAGAATCGGCTGCCCGCGGTCGGCTCCGAGGTGCTGCACGGCGACCGCGTCGTCGGCTTCGTCGGCTCCTCCGCGCGCCACCACGAGCTCGGGCCCGTCGCCCTGGCGCTGGTCAAGCGCAACGTGCCCGTCGACGCCCCGCTGATGCTGGAGGGGATGCCGGCCGGCCAGGAGGTCGTCGTGGACCCCGAGGTCGGGATGCACGTGCGGCCCAAGCTGCGCTGA
- a CDS encoding glycosyltransferase 87 family protein has translation MTAPEARISLRRRLPGDVLLVLGSCLALVGVQWAWRYGLGWDAHAYYLAWDGGLYDATPGVQDAYNYSPAFAQAVWPLVQLPWPVFCGVVVGAAAVGVGWLLRGARPLVALGLWLVCVPEILSGNVYWLLAVCAVLGASRGTPWVFVAFTKILPCLGPVWFLARGEWRRAASFLAASALVLGASLLADPSLWRDWLGFLTDNAGGADAASGSVVPPLWLRLPCAVLLTGYAARRDRPWLLPVAMLLATPVLAQGSFALLAAIPRLRAAVVDVGVPGAAGPADRESLGRPQ, from the coding sequence GTGACGGCACCGGAGGCGAGGATCTCTCTGCGGCGGCGGCTGCCGGGTGACGTGCTGCTGGTCCTCGGCTCCTGCCTGGCGCTGGTGGGGGTGCAGTGGGCCTGGCGCTACGGGCTCGGGTGGGACGCGCATGCCTACTACCTGGCCTGGGACGGGGGTCTGTACGACGCCACCCCGGGAGTGCAGGACGCCTACAACTACAGCCCCGCCTTCGCCCAGGCGGTCTGGCCGCTGGTCCAGCTGCCATGGCCCGTCTTCTGCGGCGTGGTGGTGGGTGCGGCGGCGGTGGGGGTCGGCTGGCTGCTCAGGGGGGCGCGACCTCTCGTCGCGCTCGGCCTGTGGCTGGTCTGCGTGCCGGAGATCCTGTCCGGCAACGTCTACTGGCTGCTGGCGGTGTGCGCCGTGCTGGGCGCCTCACGTGGCACGCCCTGGGTCTTCGTGGCGTTCACCAAGATCCTGCCCTGCCTGGGGCCGGTGTGGTTCCTCGCCCGGGGCGAGTGGCGGCGGGCGGCGTCGTTCCTCGCGGCCTCGGCGCTGGTGCTGGGAGCCTCCCTGCTCGCGGATCCGTCGCTGTGGCGAGACTGGCTCGGCTTCCTCACCGACAACGCCGGTGGTGCCGACGCCGCCAGCGGCTCGGTCGTTCCTCCGCTGTGGCTGCGTCTGCCGTGCGCTGTGCTGCTGACCGGGTACGCCGCCCGCCGCGACCGCCCCTGGCTCCTCCCGGTGGCGATGCTGCTCGCCACCCCGGTGCTGGCCCAGGGCTCCTTCGCGCTGCTGGCCGCCATCCCGCGGCTGCGGGCCGCGGTCGTCGACGTCGGCGTCCCGGGAGCCGCCGGCCCGGCCGATCGGGAGTCGCTGGGCCGGCCTCAGTAG
- a CDS encoding universal stress protein, translated as MTKKIVIGVDGSQTAHLAALRAGELALSLGAELLVVCAFEGLEVERIRQGSEDLVISHEDDALNAATEEARKIQAVHQELVLRPLAAHGKPAAALVRVAHEQDAEVIVVGNKRVQGLARVLGSVARDVAAHAGCDVYVAHTHER; from the coding sequence GTGACGAAGAAGATCGTGATCGGGGTCGACGGCAGCCAGACGGCCCACCTGGCGGCGCTGCGGGCCGGCGAGCTGGCGCTGTCGTTGGGCGCGGAGCTGCTGGTTGTCTGCGCCTTCGAGGGTCTCGAGGTCGAGCGGATCCGCCAGGGCAGCGAGGACCTGGTCATCTCCCACGAGGACGACGCGCTCAACGCGGCGACCGAGGAGGCGCGCAAGATCCAGGCGGTGCACCAGGAGCTGGTGCTCCGGCCTCTCGCCGCCCACGGCAAGCCCGCCGCGGCGTTGGTCCGGGTCGCGCACGAGCAGGACGCCGAGGTGATCGTGGTCGGCAACAAGCGGGTCCAGGGTCTGGCCCGGGTGCTGGGGAGCGTGGCTCGCGACGTGGCGGCGCACGCCGGCTGTGACGTCTACGTCGCCCACACCCACGAGCGCTGA
- a CDS encoding enoyl-CoA hydratase/isomerase family protein — translation MTSQRNEELVLRTSQDGVTTLRLNRPHRRNALDAATVDLLRAGFAEAAQRGDAAVVLTGGEEFFSSGGDVASMAGADAGVFAPAARLAKIHDLINSMVGADQLVIAAVERYAIGASWGIVLACDLVVAAEDAYFLAPFAARGMTADAGTGFHLPRRLGHQRAAAHLYLGERLGAAGALEAGLITETSPSGQATARALELAARLANGPKQSNAITKSLLNHDRAGLAQFLRGERAAMALAGHGPDAREGQTAFLERREPHFS, via the coding sequence ATGACGTCCCAACGAAATGAGGAGCTCGTTCTGCGCACGTCGCAGGACGGCGTCACCACGCTGCGCCTGAACCGGCCACACCGCCGCAACGCGCTGGACGCCGCCACCGTGGACCTGCTGCGCGCCGGCTTCGCCGAGGCGGCGCAGCGGGGCGACGCGGCCGTCGTGCTCACCGGCGGGGAGGAGTTCTTCTCCTCCGGCGGCGACGTCGCCTCCATGGCCGGCGCCGACGCCGGCGTCTTCGCGCCGGCCGCGCGACTGGCCAAGATCCACGACCTGATCAACTCCATGGTCGGTGCGGACCAGCTGGTGATCGCCGCCGTCGAGCGCTACGCGATCGGCGCCTCCTGGGGCATCGTCCTGGCCTGCGACCTGGTCGTGGCCGCCGAGGACGCCTATTTCCTGGCCCCCTTCGCGGCGCGTGGGATGACCGCCGACGCCGGCACCGGGTTCCACCTGCCGCGCCGCCTCGGGCACCAGCGCGCCGCCGCCCACCTCTACCTGGGCGAGCGGCTCGGCGCCGCCGGCGCCCTGGAGGCTGGTCTGATCACCGAGACGTCGCCCTCGGGTCAGGCGACGGCCCGCGCGCTCGAGCTCGCGGCCCGTCTGGCGAACGGCCCCAAGCAGTCCAACGCGATCACCAAGTCGCTGCTCAACCACGACCGCGCCGGGCTCGCCCAGTTCCTGCGCGGCGAGCGCGCCGCGATGGCGCTGGCTGGCCACGGTCCAGATGCACGCGAAGGCCAGACGGCCTTCCTCGAACGACGGGAGCCCCACTTCTCATGA
- a CDS encoding DsrE family protein, producing the protein MTRPLVVKVTCGAEDPERCNQAFTVAASAVAAGATVSLWLTGEAAWYGVPGKAEEFSLELATPLAALRDAVLAGGTLTVCTQCAARRGITEEDLLPGARIAGAALFAEEVLGDGVQALVY; encoded by the coding sequence ATGACTCGCCCACTCGTCGTCAAGGTCACCTGCGGCGCGGAAGACCCCGAGCGCTGCAACCAGGCCTTCACCGTCGCCGCGTCCGCCGTCGCCGCCGGGGCGACGGTCTCGCTGTGGCTCACCGGTGAGGCCGCTTGGTACGGCGTACCTGGGAAGGCGGAGGAGTTCTCCCTCGAGCTCGCCACTCCCCTGGCCGCGCTGCGCGACGCCGTGCTGGCAGGCGGCACCCTGACCGTGTGCACCCAGTGCGCCGCGCGGCGCGGGATCACCGAGGAGGACCTGCTGCCCGGGGCGCGCATCGCGGGAGCCGCGCTGTTCGCCGAGGAGGTCCTCGGCGACGGGGTGCAGGCGCTGGTCTACTGA
- the mshD gene encoding mycothiol synthase has product MPTIEIVAERAEAADGAAPIDEATLMALHAGDCEVIEHDGAFALVHGEELTLVVDPPVRRHGLGTALLDEVMATHPGITRAWSHGNHPAAARLAARHGMHRVRDLWVMRRELTSPLPVVKPPYGVELRSWQPGDADELLRVNAAAFAKHPEQGQMDAANLAARMAEPWFDPAGLIMAFDTDGKLLGFHWTKRHSPELGEVYVVGVDPDAQGRGLGRLLTLAGLAHLQERAAEEVLLYVEADNQAAIATYAGLGFTHAAADTHVMYAKV; this is encoded by the coding sequence ATGCCCACCATCGAGATCGTCGCCGAGCGGGCCGAGGCCGCCGACGGGGCCGCGCCGATCGACGAAGCCACCCTGATGGCGCTGCACGCCGGTGACTGCGAGGTCATCGAGCACGACGGCGCCTTCGCCCTCGTGCACGGCGAGGAGCTCACCCTGGTCGTGGACCCCCCGGTACGACGCCACGGCCTGGGCACCGCCCTGCTGGACGAGGTGATGGCCACCCATCCCGGCATCACCCGCGCCTGGAGCCACGGCAACCACCCGGCCGCCGCCCGGCTGGCCGCCCGGCACGGCATGCACCGGGTGCGTGACCTGTGGGTGATGCGTCGCGAGCTGACCTCACCGCTTCCCGTGGTCAAGCCGCCGTACGGCGTGGAGCTGCGCAGCTGGCAGCCCGGTGACGCCGACGAGCTGCTGCGGGTCAACGCCGCCGCCTTCGCCAAGCACCCCGAGCAGGGCCAGATGGACGCCGCCAACCTGGCGGCCCGGATGGCCGAGCCCTGGTTCGACCCCGCCGGACTCATCATGGCCTTCGACACCGACGGCAAGCTGCTCGGCTTCCACTGGACCAAGCGGCACTCCCCCGAGCTCGGCGAGGTCTACGTGGTCGGCGTCGACCCGGACGCGCAGGGCCGGGGCCTCGGTCGGCTCCTCACCCTGGCCGGGCTCGCCCACCTCCAGGAGCGCGCAGCCGAGGAGGTCCTGCTCTACGTGGAGGCCGACAACCAGGCCGCCATCGCGACGTACGCCGGGCTCGGGTTCACCCACGCCGCCGCGGACACGCACGTGATGTACGCCAAGGTCTGA
- a CDS encoding HpcH/HpaI aldolase/citrate lyase family protein produces MTALPDPGTARTLLFVPGTKPERVAKALASGADLVVVDLEDAVPAAAKATARQAVDRLLGEGLPLMVRINAAGTADHLADLELVRRHGCPIMLPKAQDVEALDRLALGCGPVVALVETAAGVLAAPSLAAHPAVVRLAFGHLDLAAELGIDPDAHEALLWARSTLVLASAAAGLAAPVDGVTADVTDEERLDGDVHRAQQLGMGGKLCIHPRQVVAATRGFAPDEATVTWARAVLEAAAAAEAAGEGVATLDGRMVDRPVVERALRVLRVVDAAAPRPDLTAESTDEPTGRES; encoded by the coding sequence ATGACCGCCCTGCCCGACCCGGGTACGGCGCGCACGCTGCTGTTCGTCCCGGGCACCAAGCCCGAGCGGGTGGCCAAGGCGCTGGCCAGCGGAGCGGACCTGGTGGTCGTCGACCTCGAGGACGCCGTGCCCGCGGCGGCCAAGGCCACGGCCCGCCAGGCCGTGGACCGGCTGCTTGGCGAGGGTCTGCCCCTGATGGTCCGGATCAACGCGGCCGGCACCGCCGACCACCTCGCCGACCTGGAGCTGGTACGCCGCCACGGCTGCCCGATCATGCTGCCCAAGGCCCAGGACGTGGAGGCGCTGGACCGCCTCGCACTCGGCTGCGGTCCGGTGGTGGCCCTGGTCGAGACAGCCGCCGGAGTGCTCGCCGCGCCGAGCCTGGCGGCCCACCCGGCCGTCGTACGGCTCGCGTTCGGCCACCTCGACCTCGCCGCCGAGCTGGGCATCGACCCGGACGCCCACGAGGCACTGCTCTGGGCGCGCAGCACCCTGGTGCTCGCCTCGGCCGCCGCCGGGCTCGCCGCTCCGGTCGACGGGGTCACCGCCGACGTCACCGACGAGGAGCGGTTGGACGGCGACGTCCACCGGGCCCAGCAGCTCGGCATGGGCGGCAAGCTCTGCATCCACCCGCGCCAGGTGGTCGCGGCGACGCGCGGGTTCGCCCCCGACGAGGCGACCGTGACCTGGGCCCGCGCCGTGCTGGAGGCGGCCGCGGCCGCCGAGGCTGCCGGCGAGGGCGTGGCCACCCTGGACGGACGGATGGTGGACCGACCCGTCGTGGAGCGCGCGCTGCGCGTGCTACGAGTGGTCGACGCCGCCGCACCCCGCCCTGATCTCACCGCTGAATCCACAGATGAACCGACAGGAAGGGAATCATGA
- a CDS encoding FABP family protein, which yields MPFELPDNLHPNCGPVAWLLGTWRGNGHGDYPTIEKFQFGQELIFTHDGRPFFHYMSRAWILDENGEKVRDGAIETGFLRCPEPGKVEFLLAHNTGFVEVWYGDAAGGKLDLTTDAVVRTESAKEVAAGKRLYGNVEGDLLYAYDMAAMGQPLQPHLWARLQRA from the coding sequence ATGCCGTTCGAACTCCCTGACAACCTGCACCCCAACTGCGGTCCCGTTGCGTGGTTGCTGGGCACCTGGCGCGGCAACGGCCACGGTGACTACCCCACGATCGAGAAGTTCCAGTTCGGCCAGGAGCTGATCTTCACCCACGACGGCCGACCCTTCTTCCACTACATGTCGCGGGCCTGGATCCTCGACGAGAACGGCGAGAAGGTCCGTGACGGTGCCATCGAGACCGGCTTCCTGCGCTGCCCCGAGCCCGGCAAGGTCGAGTTCCTGCTCGCGCACAACACCGGCTTCGTCGAGGTCTGGTACGGCGACGCGGCCGGCGGCAAGCTCGACCTGACCACCGACGCCGTGGTCCGCACCGAGTCCGCCAAGGAGGTCGCCGCCGGCAAGCGGCTCTACGGCAACGTCGAGGGCGACCTGCTCTACGCCTACGACATGGCGGCGATGGGCCAGCCGCTGCAGCCGCACCTGTGGGCGCGCCTGCAGCGGGCGTGA
- a CDS encoding acetyl-CoA C-acetyltransferase — protein MILGHCNPNSEAPAIGRVVALDAGLPVEVPGQQIDRRCGSGLQAVLNAAMMVQTGAASLVVAGGAESMTNVPFYTTDARWGAARQGMTMHDALARARTTAGGVNHPVPGGMIETAENVRREHGISREDQDLLALESHRRAVAAQASGAFAEEIVPVTVPSRRGDTVVDTDEHPRADATLEKLSALRPIMGRQLDDATVTAGNASGQNDAAALCVVTSPEKAAELGLRPLVRVVSWAVAGLPPRTMGMGPVPATALALEKAGLTLADMDLIELNEAFAAQALAVTRHWGLTTSDMERVNVHGSGISLGHPVGATGARLVGTLARQLSRTGGRYGLATLCIGGGQGLAAIVERVEA, from the coding sequence GTGATCCTGGGGCACTGCAACCCCAACAGCGAGGCGCCCGCCATCGGCCGCGTGGTCGCCCTCGACGCCGGCCTCCCCGTGGAGGTGCCCGGCCAGCAGATCGACCGACGCTGCGGCTCGGGTCTGCAGGCCGTGCTCAACGCCGCGATGATGGTGCAGACCGGAGCCGCCTCCCTGGTGGTCGCCGGAGGCGCGGAGTCGATGACCAACGTGCCGTTCTACACCACCGACGCGCGCTGGGGCGCCGCTCGCCAGGGCATGACGATGCACGACGCCCTCGCGCGGGCGCGCACCACCGCCGGTGGGGTCAATCACCCGGTCCCCGGAGGGATGATCGAGACCGCGGAGAACGTGCGCCGCGAGCACGGCATCTCCCGGGAGGACCAGGACCTGCTGGCGCTGGAGTCGCACCGCCGCGCGGTCGCCGCCCAGGCCTCCGGCGCCTTCGCCGAGGAGATCGTGCCGGTCACGGTGCCCTCGCGCCGCGGGGACACCGTGGTGGACACCGACGAGCACCCCCGCGCCGACGCCACCCTGGAGAAGCTCTCGGCGCTGCGCCCGATCATGGGCCGCCAGCTCGACGACGCCACCGTGACCGCCGGCAACGCCAGCGGCCAGAACGACGCCGCCGCGCTGTGCGTGGTCACCTCCCCGGAGAAGGCCGCCGAGCTGGGGCTGCGGCCGTTGGTGCGCGTCGTCTCCTGGGCGGTGGCGGGCCTGCCGCCGCGGACGATGGGCATGGGCCCGGTGCCGGCCACCGCGCTGGCGCTGGAGAAGGCCGGCCTCACGCTGGCCGACATGGACCTGATCGAGCTGAACGAGGCCTTCGCCGCCCAGGCCCTCGCCGTGACCCGCCACTGGGGTCTGACCACCTCGGACATGGAGCGGGTCAACGTGCACGGGTCCGGCATCTCCCTGGGTCACCCGGTCGGCGCCACCGGGGCCCGCCTGGTCGGCACCCTGGCCCGCCAGCTGAGCCGCACCGGCGGCCGCTACGGCCTGGCCACCCTGTGCATCGGCGGCGGTCAGGGCCTGGCCGCCATCGTCGAGCGGGTCGAGGCATGA
- a CDS encoding Fur family transcriptional regulator, whose translation MAEHELAQALRGSGYRLTPQRQLVLAAVEELGHATPDELRDHVGGACNISTVYRALEVLEELGLVRHTHLSDRAPTYHSAREAEHFHLVCRNCGKVTSVDPDRAAPFLARLRSEHGFVTDVGHLAIFGRCEECPEVADEGDHPHDHLVHQQENR comes from the coding sequence ATGGCTGAGCACGAGCTCGCCCAGGCCCTGCGGGGCAGCGGCTACCGCCTCACGCCGCAGCGTCAGCTGGTGCTGGCCGCGGTGGAGGAGCTGGGGCACGCCACCCCCGACGAGCTGCGCGACCACGTGGGCGGCGCCTGCAACATCTCCACCGTGTACCGGGCGCTGGAGGTGCTGGAGGAGCTGGGGCTGGTGCGCCACACGCACCTGAGCGACCGGGCGCCGACGTACCACTCCGCACGTGAGGCCGAGCACTTCCACCTGGTCTGCCGGAATTGCGGCAAGGTCACCTCGGTTGACCCTGACAGGGCCGCTCCGTTCCTGGCCCGGCTGCGCAGCGAGCACGGCTTCGTGACCGACGTCGGCCACCTGGCCATCTTCGGTCGCTGCGAGGAGTGCCCCGAGGTCGCCGACGAGGGCGACCACCCCCACGACCATCTCGTCCACCAGCAGGAGAACCGATGA
- a CDS encoding 3-keto-5-aminohexanoate cleavage protein, translated as MPGPLLITVAPTGAETAKADCPQLPTTLEELVTTATECQDAGAAMIHVHVRDGEHQPTLDGGRLRETVAALRESTDLVVQLSTGGSVHDPLSDRLKVLDAEPDSCSLTMGTTNFGDDVFLNPWPFVCELYQLAQERAVAPEFELFDLGQVHALSRLLDRYGLPAGGKVHVDLVMGVPGGMNGTADALVAAVRDLPEAVTSWSATGIGRSTLPVMLASLSKGGHLRVGMEDVITISRGVPVESNAQLVRRAVEAGALAQRTPMSPAAARELLGVPARAARTA; from the coding sequence ATGCCCGGACCACTGCTGATCACGGTCGCGCCCACCGGCGCCGAGACCGCCAAGGCCGACTGCCCCCAGCTGCCCACCACGCTCGAGGAGCTGGTGACCACCGCGACCGAGTGCCAGGACGCGGGTGCCGCGATGATCCACGTGCACGTGCGCGACGGCGAGCACCAGCCCACCCTGGACGGCGGACGGCTCCGGGAGACCGTGGCGGCGCTGCGGGAGAGCACGGACCTGGTGGTCCAGCTCTCCACCGGCGGCTCGGTCCACGACCCGTTGTCCGACCGGCTCAAGGTGCTCGACGCCGAGCCCGACTCCTGCAGCCTGACGATGGGCACCACCAACTTCGGCGACGACGTCTTCCTCAACCCGTGGCCGTTCGTGTGCGAGCTCTACCAACTGGCGCAGGAGCGTGCGGTGGCCCCGGAGTTCGAGCTCTTCGACCTCGGCCAGGTGCACGCGCTGAGCCGGCTGCTGGACCGCTACGGCCTGCCCGCGGGCGGCAAGGTGCACGTGGACCTGGTGATGGGCGTGCCCGGCGGGATGAACGGCACCGCCGACGCGCTGGTGGCCGCGGTCCGCGACCTGCCCGAGGCGGTCACCTCCTGGTCCGCGACCGGCATCGGCCGCTCCACCTTGCCGGTGATGCTCGCCTCGCTCAGCAAGGGCGGTCACCTGCGCGTGGGCATGGAGGACGTGATCACGATCAGTCGCGGGGTCCCCGTGGAGTCCAACGCCCAGCTGGTACGGCGGGCCGTCGAGGCCGGCGCGCTCGCGCAGCGCACGCCGATGTCACCCGCGGCGGCGCGCGAGCTGCTCGGCGTACCGGCGCGGGCGGCCCGCACCGCGTAG